The Bacteroidales bacterium genome segment TGTTGAATGATACGATAATAGTTGTTAATACGACCCCTAAAGGCCCTTCTGAAAAAGTGGGTGTAATGGCCGGGGACCGAATCGTGGAAGTAGACGGGACCACTGTTGCCGGTATAAAAATGTCCAGCAATGATATCGTCAAAATGCTAAAAGGAAAAACAGGAACCAAAGTAAAAGTGGGTATTTTCCGTAGAGGAGAAAAAGACCTGCTTTATTTCGATATTGTCCGGGATAAAATTCCCCTGTTCAGTGTGGATGTCGCCTACATGCTTACACCTGAAATCGGATACGTAAAGGTAAATACATTCTCCAGAACCACCATCAAGGATTTTACAGATGCTCTTATCCGCCTCAAATCAGAAGGGTTGGAAAAACTAATCATAGATTTGCGCAATAACTCCGGCGGCATTATTGACGGTGCAATAGGAATGTCCGAATTATTCCTGCCCGAAGGATCATTAATTGTATATACGGAAGGAAATGAACGTCCCCGTTATGATTATTTTTCCAAAGCAAAAAATTCATCATTTGCTGATACTGAACTCATTATTTTAATCAATGAAATTACCGCATCAGCCAGCGAAATTGTTTCCGGTGCCATTCAGGACAATGACAGGGGTACGATTATCGGTAGAAGGAGCTTCGGGAAAGGACTGGTACAGGAACAACATAAACTCAATGACGGTTCTGCGATACGTATCACCGTTTCCAGGTATTATACTCCAACCGGACGTTCCATACAAAAACCTTATGACGGGGGATTGGAGAAATATTACAATGAATTAAGAGAAAGAAGATTACATGGAGAAATGAACGAAGCCGACAGTATCCATTTCAATGATTCGCTCAGATACATCACTCCAAAAGGAAAAGTAGTATATGGAGGAGGTGGAATTATGCCAGATATCTTCGTTCCGGTGGATACATCCTATTACTCTGTCTATTTTGAACAAATTATCCAACGTGGGCTGATCTACCGGTTTGCTCTCAATTATTCAGACGTCCACAGGAAAGAATTGTCGAATGTTCCCGATTATCAAACACTGGAAAAAAACCTCCGTAAAGGCGGTATTATGGAGCAGTTTATCAAATATACATCGGAACAAGGCATTAAAAGAAATAACAAGGATTTGAAAATATCAGGCAATGCAATTGAAAACATGGTTATTGCATATATTGTCCGGAATATATTTGATGATAACGGATTTTATCCGGTTTTTAATCAGGATGATCCAATGATCCTAAAAGCTATAGAAGTGTTTACTTCCGATAAATGAAAGAGCATTTATCCGGACAGTAGCTTTAAATAAAATATTTGATCCATGAGACGCCGAGAATTTGTAAGAACGACCACCGCAATGGCTTTTGTAAGTCCTTTTTTGATGGGAACAGATATTTATGCTCTGGATTCTTCCCCAAAACACACATTTAAGGAAGACGATACCATTTGTGCATTTTCCAAGATCTTCCAATGGCTGGATTACGATAGTTTAGCCGGATTTCTTTCTGAGGCCGGATTTGAGGGTATTGACCTTTCTGTCCGTCCCGGAGGGCATATTCTACCGGATAACGTGGAAAAAGACCTGCCTAAAGCAGTAAAAGCCGCACAAAAACATGGGCTTACCATTCCAATGATAGCAACCGCCATTACCGATGTCTCTGATCCTGTAACAAAACGGATCCTGAAAGCAGCATCTGATACAGGAGTAAAATATTACCGGCTTGGATATTACCGGTATGATGAACAACTGGATGCAACACAAAATCTGGAAAAGGTAAAAAAGAGCCTCAATGCATTAGGTGAGTTGAATGCAAAATACGGGTTACAAGGTGGATATCAGAATCATGTAGGTAATTTTGTGGGAAGCCCTGTATGGGATTTATGGTATGCCATCAAAGATCTTGACCCGGAACACATAGGTTGTCAATATGATGTCCGTCACGCTGTTGCAGATGGACTTTCCTGCTGGATGTCAGGATACCGGGCCATTGCTTCGCACATAAAACATGTATGTATTAAGGATTTTACATTCCGGCAGGACAACAATGGAAAATGGGGAGTACGGTCTGTCCCTCTGGGAACAGGTGCTGTGGACTTCAATACCTATTTTAAGATCAGAAAACAATGTAACATAAGCGGTCCGTTATCTATTCATTATGAATTTCCCATTGAAGGAGATATCCCTTCCTTGTCCCCGGGAGAACGGATGAAAAAGATATTGCCCACCATACGAAAAGAAGCGGACACCCTACGGACGATGATAAAAAATAGCAATCAGGCATAAGTTGCTATCTCTTTTTATTTCAGTTTTTTTTCAGATTTATTAATTTATTTTGTTTCCCAAATAATCATTGACTTAAAATGAAGATATTGGTAATCGAAGATGAATATGAGATGCTGAAAGCAATTGAAGTATCACTGCTTTCAGAAAAGTATATTGTGGAAAAAGCGACCGATTATGCATCTGCCATAGAGAAAGTTTTCCTGTATCAATATGATTGTATTCTTCTGGATATTTCTTTGCCAGGAGGAAGTGGATTAAAAATCCTGGACGAGATGAAAAAAGAAGGAATTGAGTCCAATGTCATTATTATTTCTGCCAAAAATTCCATCGACGATAAGGTTATTGGACTGGAACTGGGGGCAGATGATTACCTGACCAAACCCTTCCACATGGCCGAACTACATGCCCGGATAAAAGCAGTACTCAGGAGAAAACTACAGGATGGAAAAGATATACTCGTATTGGGTAATATGGAAGTAGATTTTCATGAAAGAACAGTAAATATAAATGGAGAGCCATTAAAATTAAACCGTAAAGAATTCGACATTTTGTCTTTTTTCGTCACCAACCTGAATCGTTTGATCACCAAAGAAACGCTGGCAGAACATGTATGGGGGGACCACATTGATACGGCAGATAATTTTGATTTTATTTATGCGCAGGTAAAAAATATAAGGAAAAAACTGAAAGACAATCAGGCTAGTGTTGCCTTAGAAAATATTTATGGTGTTGGTTATAAAATGATCTTATGAGACTGGCCGATCTTTTGTCATATAAGCTTTCCTTCATCTTCATACTGATATTCACCGTATGGGCAGGTGTATATTTTGTATTTCAGATGATGGAGATATATGACGGGATCGATGAGGGATTGAGTAACCTGAGACAGGAATTGGTTGTCCGGGCCAATCAGGATGCGCAATATGTAACGGACATGGCCAAACACGATCCCCTCAATATGATCCTGGAAGAGATCAGTTATGATAAGGCCAAAGACATAGTAGATGAATTTATTACGACTAAAGTATATTTTGCAACAGAGTTGGAAGATGAAGAAGTAAGGATGCTGGTTTCCGCTTTCTATTGTGAATCCAATCAGCGATATTACCTGTTGAAAATATTTACATCTACGGTAGAAAGCGAAGACCTGATAAAAAATATGCTCTATCTGTTGCTTGCCTTATGGTTAAGTCTTGCTATCGCTTTTATTTTTGGCAGTAAACGGATCATCCGGAATAGTACAAAATCTTTTTACCATTTACTGGAAATGTTAAAAACTTTTGAATTAAA includes the following:
- a CDS encoding response regulator transcription factor gives rise to the protein MKILVIEDEYEMLKAIEVSLLSEKYIVEKATDYASAIEKVFLYQYDCILLDISLPGGSGLKILDEMKKEGIESNVIIISAKNSIDDKVIGLELGADDYLTKPFHMAELHARIKAVLRRKLQDGKDILVLGNMEVDFHERTVNINGEPLKLNRKEFDILSFFVTNLNRLITKETLAEHVWGDHIDTADNFDFIYAQVKNIRKKLKDNQASVALENIYGVGYKMIL
- a CDS encoding S41 family peptidase, with the protein product MEIKNRKIDALLPLIIALVLVIGILAGIHFGRSRPQTGSISNRGLLFYRPDNKVTQALDLITSSYVDSVSSNQLEEDAITGMLKTLDPHSQYIPAAKLAAVNEPIEGNFSGIGVQFNMLNDTIIVVNTTPKGPSEKVGVMAGDRIVEVDGTTVAGIKMSSNDIVKMLKGKTGTKVKVGIFRRGEKDLLYFDIVRDKIPLFSVDVAYMLTPEIGYVKVNTFSRTTIKDFTDALIRLKSEGLEKLIIDLRNNSGGIIDGAIGMSELFLPEGSLIVYTEGNERPRYDYFSKAKNSSFADTELIILINEITASASEIVSGAIQDNDRGTIIGRRSFGKGLVQEQHKLNDGSAIRITVSRYYTPTGRSIQKPYDGGLEKYYNELRERRLHGEMNEADSIHFNDSLRYITPKGKVVYGGGGIMPDIFVPVDTSYYSVYFEQIIQRGLIYRFALNYSDVHRKELSNVPDYQTLEKNLRKGGIMEQFIKYTSEQGIKRNNKDLKISGNAIENMVIAYIVRNIFDDNGFYPVFNQDDPMILKAIEVFTSDK
- a CDS encoding sugar phosphate isomerase/epimerase; translated protein: MRRREFVRTTTAMAFVSPFLMGTDIYALDSSPKHTFKEDDTICAFSKIFQWLDYDSLAGFLSEAGFEGIDLSVRPGGHILPDNVEKDLPKAVKAAQKHGLTIPMIATAITDVSDPVTKRILKAASDTGVKYYRLGYYRYDEQLDATQNLEKVKKSLNALGELNAKYGLQGGYQNHVGNFVGSPVWDLWYAIKDLDPEHIGCQYDVRHAVADGLSCWMSGYRAIASHIKHVCIKDFTFRQDNNGKWGVRSVPLGTGAVDFNTYFKIRKQCNISGPLSIHYEFPIEGDIPSLSPGERMKKILPTIRKEADTLRTMIKNSNQA